The genomic DNA ttcattttttttgaagaaaaatttgatatttattatGATTGGGGTGAATAATAAATTGCACAGTAGTAAACATTTGCACACATTCACAAGATTTGTATTGTTTAGTTATTTTTAGGGTAGGAAATGATATTTAGTTAAATTTTGTTAACCAACTTTTTAGCATTTCTACCAAGACCTTTAATTAGAAAGGATTTTGGTGGCAATCTTGCTTTGAAggattgatattaaaaaaaaaaaaacttgtgatACCATAGACCTGAAGTTAATTCCTCTTTGAAGTCTtgtgcattttttgtttttgcactAAACTCTCTATTTCTATCAATGGAAAGAATTCTCGATATTTCTCTTGTAAAAGAGGCGTTAGATAAGGTAACCCTTTTTCTCctcttttcattgtttttgattatatgtttttttttttttttagcaaatgttgtttttgttgatgttgttttgcATGAGATTTACGTATATATTGTTTATTAGGGGTCTAGGGAGGAGGATTGTGGATGTTAAGATGGAATTGAATTTGGAAAACAAGCAAGGGTACCTCGAAGGTTAAGGGTAGCAAATTGTCTCTTCGTCTGATTCTAGGCttattatttcttcttttctaaGGGAGGTTGCTTGTTGTTATTGGCATTTGTACTAGATTTTGAatccaaatgaaaataaactcaaGTATTAAATTGAATGTCTGAGAAATAAGAAATGAGATGTaattcttattttattgttatgtaAAAATCTGATTTACATAGAGAGCTGCTATTGATTTATATACAAAGTTCTAAAACTATTGAAGTATTGTAACTGACATAAACTAATAACTAGGAAAAAAGCTAACTGATTTCTCTACTATAAATGAGATAAATTAGCATATTTATTAAGTAATATCGCCCTAGAAGTTGGACTATTAATGTCACAAAGGCCAAACATGGAAATTAAGGAGCCAAAAGCGAGCGATAACAACGGTTTGGTCAGCACATAACAAAGTTAGCTGAAGAAGGAATGGAAGGAGATGAATAAGCCCACTCTGGATTTTCTCACGGATCGCGTGACAATCGGTCTAAATGTGTTTAGTTCTCTCATGACAGGTGGGGTTATGAGCGAGATAAATAGCAGATTCATTGTCATAGTAGACAGAGGCAGGTTGGGAAAAAGTAACATCGTGAAACAAATATTCCGGCCACTGTAATTCACAAGAAAGGCTAGCGAGAGTGCGATATTCGAACTTGACCGGTAAACCGTAGATTACTTTTTGGACTTctaagagatgagagaagaacCAATAAAGACACAGTAACCAGAAATAGAGCAATGGATAGCCGGGAAAGATGCCCAATCCGAGCCAGCAAACCAAGACAACTTCAAACGAGAATTGGCATAGAAGAAAAGTCCCTTTTCTAGGAAGCGCTTCAAATATTTCAAGACACGAGTAGCATCCTGGAAATTAATGTCTTGGGGGCGAGAAACAAATTGACTAAGTTGCTGGGCAGCAAATGTAATATATGGTCGACTTGTAGTGAGATAAAAAAAGCGTCCAATTAAGCTTCTGAAAGCAGATTCATCAGGATATAAGGGAGAATCTGGATCATGTAGTTTCAAGGAAGAGTCATGGGGAGTAGAACAAGGGTTCACGGCAAGATGGCCTCTGTCAGAGAGAAAATCCAAAGTATACTTGTGTTGATTGAGCAAGATACCACTCGGAGATCGAGTTATCTCAAGACCAAGAAAGAAGCGAAGTTTGCCAAGATCTTTAATATTGAACCGCTGATCCAAGGAATATCTGACATGTTGAATTTAAGTGAGATTATCACCCGCGAGGACAATATCATCCACGTAAACTATAAGAGTTGCTATTTTTGTACTAGAAGTCTTTGTAAATAAAGAGTATTCAGTAGAGGAATATTTGTAATCAATGGAAACAAGAGTTGTTGAAAGGTTGGCATACCATTGTCGGCTTGCTTGTTTAAGGCAATAGAGAGATTTTTGAAGCTTACATACGTTGGTGTAAGAAGTGGTAGCAGACTatgtaacactccgttttcccaatataaaaatttcttaaacaattatcagagtaaacaacataaacaaacgggatatcacatttaacataatccaatatcagttaaataacaatttaaccaaataacttaaacgttgcagtggaaaattgtttcataattcataaatcgtttggcacgtaggccccatcaacatatctcaaatgagttaatcaacatcataaaaataatcataaatgttcacgtaaaagaatgaagcatgcataacaaacaccccatcccgttacgtatcagagcgacctagacgactcagtgaggaagggccactcacgacagcaactgcaaacttaagcacgatcacctgcaagttactcatacgaagagcaacattttcaagcagaaggggtgagatttcataacacaataacattaatcaatgtaattcgaaatcataaataacatcattatcagtcttaaacaacatagcatctttgataaacaattatcaagtaatcacaacttcaatcataatcaataacatatacatctttaaacttgacaaatgcgacaatgcaacttagacacttatatgcatgtggtaccaatcgtcatcataagtattaatatactttcatcgtgcggaggacaaagctcctaaacgtgcagaggacaaagctcctatcatggtgaggacaaagctcaatgaatgctaatgcatggactctaacaacaaaacatcttaatcaacttaacacatatacatccaataatttggagttcatcatcagctTATTCATaacatgcaacttagttaaataacatttgcagcataatcaaatcacaacaggtttaataacaaatcattctcaacaatttcttgatcattcaacaataattcaagtaaaggcAATCAatccatatttcatttcataatctCTTAACAGTTCGTAAAAACTTCACAGTTCAcagtcattatctttaataggtcacattagtacctaaagttcctttcctaaccaaACTAAACAgctcaggtctcacaatcctcaaaagcactcagttctggaagtgctcgcgaggcgagagcatctgctcgccatggcgaatacgagccagaatcccaactaaggtttttccaggttcaatctcgttctaaatcctttcctaatcaatagtaggcacctaaaggtactcaaaggcatctaaggttcaactcaaaagtcaaaaactcagaaaatgacatgctctctggtcaagctcgctagggcgagtagggttgctcgccgtggcgagctacgacttgtaactcgcgaggcgaagggaaagggctcgcgtggcgagcgatgaacattcatccctcgcgaggcgaggatcattgctcactatggcgagcgatgaattttggctcggacagaatgcagttttcacacaattttcatcaactaacatggttctaagcttaatTTCACATccataattcatcctaaacatattctaaggttataggatggtttctacatcaatctaagtcagttttaccgtttgatcatcaattttagggatttgacctaatttcaaaacttttctaaatcaatcctaactttgtcaattagtCATCAGAACTACAACAATcaatattactgaattattagtctcacccttaccttgtattgaAGAAATCAGCCCTCCTAGTGATTGATGAAGGATTTTTACctctcataaaactatttacacgtaagtataataggatcgtgtccacagggagttgcgtatttcataagcattttcacaatatttgtcgCATTAAttgtttgggtataaattgtttgtttgtgtaaaattattttcctAATCGACATAATagtaaaacgagaagagataAGGCTATTTTGCTTGCGGTTagagacatcaaccaagcgtaacagctgcaatctctcgatcgattaacggattctagctttttaaactatattatcacaatcactcgacaatatcattcgtgttcaaatgatatcgttatttctaagggatcgtttaaacatcgatttcccaaacatttaaacgatcacaaagtcgtttgggtagtttaatcgacgatttccgaaccgattaaattacccaaaagcattaagttctagattaaaagcgattatcaaatattaacatccatgtctagagtgataacttaagatagattgttattctatttctagattcaaaagtatgtgtccatatcattttgaatctcaataaaacaataaaagcaagaataacaacaatattgaataaataagctagaaccatatattaaaagatcaaaagattacataatagcttgtttgaatacctcaaaactacaagagtagatgtagctacatatgtctatgatagctttgcaaaggatgaagaaagggtgaagattccatgacaagat from Medicago truncatula cultivar Jemalong A17 chromosome 8, MtrunA17r5.0-ANR, whole genome shotgun sequence includes the following:
- the LOC120577466 gene encoding uncharacterized mitochondrial protein AtMg00810-like, translating into MTKLCSLKRPMVCLSEPVPESTRILRLLARFQFAHEEKVISLKRPMVRLSEPVPESSRKRFNIKDLGKLRFFLGLEITRSPSGILLNQHKYTLDFLSDRGHLAVNPCSTPHDSSLKLHDPDSPLYPDESAFRSLIGRFFYLTTSRPYITFAAQQLSQFVSRPQDINFQDATRVLKYLKRFLEKGLFFYANSRLKLSWFAGSDWASFPAIHCSISGYCVFIGSSLIS